The Chryseobacterium sp. 52 genome includes a region encoding these proteins:
- a CDS encoding acyl carrier protein, whose translation MHTTDEFYEIIASAIAVKKELVDENLTYQEIPEWDSMSHLLIVEALEQFYRVKFDFNDILEMGTVGKIREKMKKYDVLVEN comes from the coding sequence ATGCACACAACAGACGAATTTTATGAAATTATCGCATCAGCAATCGCTGTAAAAAAAGAACTGGTAGACGAAAACCTAACCTATCAGGAAATCCCTGAATGGGATTCTATGTCCCACCTGCTTATTGTAGAAGCATTGGAACAGTTCTACCGGGTAAAGTTTGATTTTAACGACATCCTTGAAATGGGAACCGTTGGAAAAATCCGCGAAAAAATGAAAAAATACGATGTACTCGTAGAAAACTAA
- a CDS encoding AMP-binding protein — protein sequence MKILENVIANKNLLFTDASNGATTPIGTLYRSLGLNPVEKGLIFLYNDNQLPGIEVLLNFYGTAHAIALLGQKMHPDFKERLEAEYRPKYIFDPSRDEVQGYILKKFSETVKIFAKEDYQPEVNIHPEIKILLSTSGTTGVPKLVKLSDENLYQNAVSILQYMPILESDVVPLNVPINFVYGFSIFTTNCMHAGRIVCTDKDIMQKAFWDEMEEYGYSTLGGVPYLYENLNRIGFFRKDSKSLRYMTHTGGVINGELRKTLFNYCHEFEKQFFAQYGQTEAGGRMAYLTTDGLLEEETSIGTPVNGGSFEIDPETDELLFLHSSISGGYANTLQDLATYEQPKVLRTGDTARIGSNGLYYITGRIKRIMKLFGIRLNLDEVEFILKNELEGNTFVCLNSNDKKIIVLYDNLEIDPQIITEAIKNKLRINPQYVRTEHIESFPLSQNGKINYPLLQNLQHENI from the coding sequence ATGAAAATTTTAGAAAATGTAATTGCCAACAAGAACTTGTTGTTTACAGATGCTTCCAACGGTGCCACCACACCGATTGGAACCCTGTACCGGTCTTTAGGCTTAAATCCTGTAGAAAAAGGATTGATCTTTTTGTACAACGACAATCAGCTGCCCGGCATTGAGGTTCTCCTCAATTTTTATGGAACGGCCCATGCTATTGCTCTTTTGGGACAAAAAATGCATCCGGACTTCAAAGAGCGCCTGGAAGCAGAATACCGTCCGAAATATATCTTTGATCCTTCAAGAGATGAGGTTCAGGGATATATTCTGAAGAAATTCTCGGAAACCGTGAAAATCTTTGCTAAAGAAGATTATCAGCCCGAGGTTAATATTCACCCTGAAATCAAGATCCTGTTAAGTACTTCCGGAACCACCGGAGTGCCGAAGCTGGTGAAGCTTTCAGATGAAAACCTTTATCAGAACGCTGTAAGTATTCTTCAATACATGCCCATCCTGGAATCTGATGTAGTTCCGCTAAACGTACCGATTAATTTCGTGTACGGATTTTCTATTTTTACGACCAACTGTATGCACGCGGGAAGAATAGTTTGTACCGACAAAGACATCATGCAGAAAGCGTTCTGGGATGAAATGGAAGAGTATGGATACAGCACGCTGGGAGGCGTTCCGTATCTGTACGAAAACCTCAACAGAATAGGCTTCTTCAGAAAAGACAGTAAGAGCCTGAGGTATATGACCCACACGGGAGGTGTAATCAATGGTGAGTTGAGAAAAACACTCTTCAATTACTGTCATGAATTTGAAAAGCAGTTCTTTGCCCAATACGGACAGACCGAAGCAGGCGGAAGGATGGCTTATCTTACAACAGACGGGCTTCTTGAAGAGGAAACCTCTATCGGGACTCCTGTAAACGGAGGAAGTTTTGAGATAGATCCTGAAACGGATGAACTGCTCTTCTTACATTCAAGCATCAGTGGCGGCTATGCCAATACGCTTCAAGATCTGGCGACTTATGAACAGCCAAAAGTTCTTCGTACAGGAGATACGGCAAGAATAGGCTCGAACGGACTTTATTACATCACAGGAAGAATCAAAAGGATCATGAAGCTTTTCGGTATCCGTCTTAACCTGGATGAGGTAGAGTTTATCCTTAAAAATGAGCTGGAAGGAAATACGTTTGTCTGTCTGAATTCCAATGATAAAAAAATCATTGTTTTGTATGACAACCTCGAAATTGATCCCCAGATCATTACAGAAGCTATTAAGAATAAACTGCGCATCAATCCGCAGTACGTACGTACCGAACACATAGAATCATTTCCATTATCACAAAACGGTAAAATCAACTATCCACTGTTACAAAACTTACAGCATGAAAATATTTAA
- a CDS encoding TonB-dependent receptor, with the protein MKIFKTPILLLFLVGLPLFVSAQQNERVNGKVMLSEKVPVKNALLRLVNTPYQAKTNSLGEYYFDNVPPGEYTLQVVLNDIELTRESIRIEKDVYEIPVIYSTTENNVIEGITVYAFSRNKFLDRDSTSISKMPLKSIENPQFYTSINQQILKEQLIYDVSDALKNAPGVVKMQGSAGRAGDGSFYYNLRGFPTRVSMVDGVPATTNSEIDPADIERMDVIKGPSGTLYGGAVNSFGGLISVVTKKPKDYFGGEASYLMGSYNLNRVTADVYGPITNSRKTLFRLNAAYQYQNGFRDSEFRKSMFVAPTLSYQVDDRLKFSLGAQIYTYEGTNTPIIFLPRTRPFIATTPDELGYDWKRSYSNNDMSLKAPSINVKAEVNYKISDQWSSQTLISRNYRKTEGLYQYQFMRGDTDNILERNVQWQNGEGASTSIQQNFNGEFKIGKIKNKLLIGLDYLNQSLNNNLSPIVAFDRIDGKNITAPVGGGVTGIYGVISKDLALKRIQDVTEAAIKLNKNPFVRNTASSNMYGAYVSDAVYITDRLVALLSLRFDHYESKGQVDLNTNANTGTFNQNALSPKFGLSYQIFKDRLSAYANYMNGFSNVVPVAQPLADYSGDFKPQRSNQWEVGFKGNLWRNRVNFTVGYYDILVDNMLRADIVSRGGTSYNVTIQDGEQRSKGIEIETILNPIQGLNIMAGYSYNDSKFVKAAANVDGRRPSSSGPANVFNSWVSYVLPIKGLSGLGLGFGVNRVGEQISVDTVTTGQFIFPSYTLINASVSLEKERYRLGFKMNNLGNAQYFAGQGVVVAQMPRNFVAEVSLKF; encoded by the coding sequence ATGAAAATATTTAAAACCCCTATATTACTTTTATTTCTTGTCGGTCTTCCACTATTTGTTTCTGCCCAGCAGAATGAACGCGTAAACGGCAAGGTTATGCTGTCTGAAAAAGTGCCCGTGAAGAATGCACTTTTAAGGTTAGTTAATACGCCATATCAGGCAAAAACCAATAGTTTAGGAGAATATTACTTTGATAATGTGCCGCCAGGAGAATATACACTTCAGGTCGTTTTAAATGATATCGAACTTACACGGGAATCTATTCGCATTGAGAAAGACGTCTATGAAATCCCGGTTATTTATTCTACAACAGAGAACAATGTTATTGAAGGGATTACCGTATATGCTTTTAGCAGAAACAAATTTTTGGATAGAGACAGTACTTCAATCTCTAAAATGCCGTTGAAAAGCATCGAAAATCCCCAGTTCTACACAAGTATTAATCAGCAGATCCTGAAGGAGCAACTTATTTATGATGTTTCTGACGCTTTAAAAAACGCTCCGGGTGTTGTAAAAATGCAGGGAAGTGCAGGTAGAGCGGGAGACGGAAGTTTTTATTATAATTTAAGAGGTTTTCCTACCAGGGTTTCTATGGTAGATGGTGTTCCTGCGACTACCAACTCAGAAATTGATCCTGCGGATATTGAACGTATGGACGTCATCAAAGGACCTTCCGGAACTTTGTACGGAGGTGCAGTTAATTCTTTTGGAGGATTAATTAGTGTAGTGACGAAAAAACCTAAAGATTACTTCGGGGGAGAAGCGTCTTACCTTATGGGAAGCTACAATCTGAACCGTGTGACCGCTGATGTTTATGGTCCAATCACCAATTCAAGAAAAACGTTGTTCCGTTTGAATGCAGCCTACCAGTATCAGAACGGATTCAGAGATTCTGAGTTTAGAAAATCGATGTTCGTTGCTCCGACACTTAGTTATCAGGTTGATGACCGATTAAAGTTCAGTTTGGGAGCACAGATTTACACTTATGAAGGAACGAATACTCCCATCATCTTTTTGCCAAGAACCAGGCCATTCATTGCAACCACTCCGGATGAGCTTGGATATGACTGGAAAAGATCATATTCCAATAATGACATGAGCTTAAAAGCACCTTCCATCAATGTAAAAGCTGAGGTTAATTACAAAATTTCAGATCAGTGGAGTTCTCAGACTTTGATCTCAAGAAATTACAGAAAAACGGAAGGATTGTATCAGTATCAGTTCATGAGAGGAGATACCGATAATATTCTAGAGCGTAATGTACAGTGGCAGAATGGCGAGGGAGCCTCTACCAGCATTCAGCAGAACTTTAACGGGGAATTTAAAATTGGGAAAATCAAAAATAAACTTCTTATTGGGTTAGATTATTTAAACCAATCTTTGAATAATAACCTTTCTCCAATTGTTGCCTTTGACAGGATTGATGGTAAGAATATTACAGCACCAGTGGGAGGAGGAGTGACAGGGATTTATGGAGTTATATCCAAAGATCTGGCACTTAAGAGAATACAGGATGTTACTGAAGCTGCTATCAAATTGAATAAAAATCCTTTTGTAAGAAATACAGCATCAAGCAATATGTATGGAGCTTATGTTTCTGATGCGGTATATATTACGGACCGTTTGGTTGCTTTACTAAGTTTACGTTTTGATCATTATGAAAGTAAAGGACAGGTTGATCTAAATACTAATGCCAATACAGGAACATTCAATCAGAATGCACTGTCTCCAAAATTTGGTTTATCCTATCAAATCTTTAAAGACCGTTTATCAGCATACGCTAACTATATGAATGGTTTCAGTAATGTAGTTCCGGTTGCACAGCCGCTTGCGGACTATAGTGGAGATTTCAAACCGCAGAGGTCTAATCAGTGGGAAGTGGGATTCAAAGGAAATCTTTGGAGAAACAGAGTGAATTTCACAGTAGGATATTATGATATTCTGGTTGACAATATGTTAAGAGCAGATATCGTGAGTAGAGGCGGAACAAGCTATAATGTGACTATCCAGGACGGAGAGCAGAGAAGTAAAGGGATCGAAATTGAAACGATTCTGAACCCTATCCAAGGGCTAAACATTATGGCGGGATATTCTTACAATGACAGTAAATTCGTAAAAGCTGCTGCCAATGTAGATGGTCGTCGTCCGTCATCTTCAGGTCCTGCAAATGTATTCAATTCATGGGTGAGCTACGTATTGCCGATCAAAGGACTTTCGGGTCTCGGATTAGGTTTTGGAGTCAACCGTGTTGGAGAACAGATTAGTGTGGATACTGTTACTACCGGACAGTTTATATTCCCTTCTTATACTTTAATTAATGCGTCGGTATCTCTTGAAAAAGAAAGATACAGGTTAGGATTTAAAATGAATAATTTAGGAAATGCACAGTATTTTGCCGGACAGGGCGTTGTTGTAGCTCAAATGCCTCGTAACTTTGTTGCTGAGGTTAGTCTTAAATTTTAA
- a CDS encoding PepSY-associated TM helix domain-containing protein, giving the protein MNPTFRKVTYQIHLWLGLTSGLIVVIMAATGCILAFEKELKHAIHPEKYFVKIIKKEKLQFSELKLKAELALPDNLKVSRVEISSDPYRSYAFRSLKMNKEAWNYWDSYIHYYRVYVDPYTGKVLEVENAKNDFFEIVMDLHRRLLLGEKIGKTITGYSTLILAIMLFSGLVIWFPRKINKNALKGMFFIKTSAKWKRVNYDMHNVLGFYAVIPLLLICYAALIWNFEEVDKWVKKTLNGKAKTEQKAKSTIPSGESSDSKNILDIVGNRVEKSLTDKKSALISFPKTEEGTYYAEATYGNKHYQNEQFTFDQYSGKILKYQSYKDKNIGYGTALRERNYDLHTGSIFGMTGRFLYLFAGMIAASLPITGFIIYLNRKKKKPKKKKVKL; this is encoded by the coding sequence ATGAACCCTACATTTAGAAAAGTAACATATCAAATACATCTATGGCTCGGACTAACGTCCGGGCTTATAGTTGTAATAATGGCAGCTACAGGATGTATTCTCGCTTTTGAAAAAGAACTGAAACATGCCATACATCCGGAAAAATATTTTGTTAAAATCATAAAAAAAGAAAAACTACAGTTTTCTGAACTGAAACTGAAAGCTGAACTGGCATTACCGGACAATCTTAAGGTCAGCAGGGTGGAAATATCCTCAGATCCTTACAGAAGTTACGCATTCCGCTCTTTAAAAATGAATAAAGAAGCCTGGAACTACTGGGATTCTTATATTCATTATTACAGAGTGTATGTAGATCCTTACACCGGAAAAGTTCTGGAAGTGGAAAATGCAAAAAATGATTTTTTTGAGATCGTTATGGATCTTCACCGAAGGCTTTTACTGGGTGAGAAAATAGGTAAAACAATTACAGGATATTCCACACTGATATTGGCCATTATGCTTTTTTCAGGATTAGTAATCTGGTTTCCCCGTAAAATAAACAAGAATGCTTTGAAGGGAATGTTTTTTATTAAAACATCAGCCAAATGGAAAAGAGTCAACTATGATATGCACAATGTCTTAGGTTTTTATGCCGTTATTCCACTCTTGCTTATTTGTTACGCCGCTTTAATATGGAATTTTGAAGAGGTAGACAAATGGGTCAAAAAAACACTGAACGGAAAAGCAAAGACTGAACAGAAAGCCAAAAGTACAATCCCTTCAGGAGAATCATCAGATTCAAAAAATATTCTGGATATAGTAGGGAATAGGGTAGAGAAAAGCCTGACTGATAAAAAATCAGCACTCATCAGTTTTCCAAAGACGGAAGAAGGAACCTATTATGCTGAGGCAACATATGGCAACAAGCATTACCAGAATGAGCAGTTTACTTTTGATCAGTATTCAGGTAAAATATTAAAGTATCAATCTTATAAAGACAAAAATATTGGATACGGAACGGCACTAAGAGAAAGAAATTATGACCTTCATACGGGAAGTATTTTCGGAATGACAGGGCGTTTTTTATATCTTTTTGCAGGTATGATTGCAGCTTCCCTTCCCATCACAGGATTCATCATTTATTTGAACAGAAAAAAGAAGAAACCAAAGAAAAAGAAAGTGAAATTATAA
- a CDS encoding TonB-dependent receptor: MKKHYALSVILLAALTANTSAQTKQDSINTTDINEVILVSSRSPKQISDIPGTVWIIGKEQLQMQIRGGAGLKEVLGNMIPGFDFGNQGRTNYAQNMRGRNVLVMLNGVSLNSTRASSRQFDAIDPFNIERIEVLSGASAIYGGDATGGIINIITKKPSSNKLVFETSAGLKTGFHKDDLDKRIAQSVEGGTDAVKFRLGAAFTQNEGAFDASGNQVITDVKQADFQYNRSIDILGGLSVKLSPDQDLSLDLQYYNSKVRNKKWLSFGEFFNGFTTKNPDFINVMDGADSDVVPRTERLMANLQYNLRNILGGQNLLLQAYGRREEVDFGASFAEVPKPPASIFLPIFLSSARGNTNVYGAKAVLSKKWNAFNFTYGADLDLESFNGDQVIFNPRISSDSGGLVNESVASVGRYPDTKTSTLAGFIQADWNITKQLTLSGGVRQQLINVKLDDFVGFKEQIYMHFGYGGSADAVKGGKNNYDVTLFNGNLLYKINPAWQTWFSFSQGFAIPDAAKSYGFGKYQLSMNRWNLVNSMNIGEQPLSGIKTDQIELGFRHNRTSEAGLYAQGSFFYALSNKTLKIDNTAFTISLLDQKLRNYGFEGALGYRFAQGLELGGNVLLMESETKTLDKGWQNQSVYTTNPSKFMVFTGWNAKKFSLKLQMQNSMNYTDLANMKITGYTLFDLVGDVKLNKGTINFGIQNIFNKQYTTIWGQRSVFFYGEPQKAFSYQGRGTTFSVGYTIVY, from the coding sequence ATGAAAAAACATTACGCCCTTTCAGTCATTTTACTGGCTGCCTTAACAGCTAATACTTCTGCACAAACGAAACAGGACAGTATCAATACAACAGATATCAATGAAGTCATTCTGGTTTCTTCCCGTTCTCCAAAGCAAATAAGTGATATCCCGGGAACGGTCTGGATTATTGGAAAAGAACAACTTCAAATGCAGATCAGAGGTGGAGCCGGCCTGAAAGAGGTATTGGGAAATATGATTCCGGGATTCGATTTTGGAAATCAGGGAAGAACCAATTATGCCCAAAATATGAGAGGCAGAAATGTACTGGTCATGCTGAATGGTGTATCACTGAACAGTACCAGAGCTTCAAGCAGGCAGTTTGATGCTATTGATCCTTTTAATATAGAAAGAATCGAAGTGCTTTCGGGTGCCTCGGCGATCTATGGTGGTGATGCAACAGGGGGAATCATTAATATCATTACAAAGAAACCTTCGTCCAATAAACTGGTATTTGAAACTTCAGCAGGACTGAAAACAGGTTTTCATAAAGATGATCTGGATAAAAGAATTGCCCAATCAGTAGAAGGAGGAACAGATGCTGTAAAATTCAGACTTGGTGCAGCTTTTACACAGAATGAAGGAGCTTTTGATGCTTCAGGAAATCAGGTGATCACCGATGTAAAGCAGGCTGATTTTCAATATAACCGTTCTATTGATATTTTAGGAGGGCTGAGTGTTAAATTAAGTCCTGATCAGGATCTGAGCTTAGATCTTCAATATTACAATTCAAAAGTAAGAAATAAAAAATGGCTTTCTTTTGGAGAGTTTTTTAACGGATTTACCACAAAAAATCCTGATTTCATCAATGTCATGGACGGTGCTGATTCCGATGTTGTTCCACGTACAGAACGCTTGATGGCTAACCTTCAGTACAATCTGCGTAATATTCTGGGAGGACAAAATCTACTTTTACAGGCATATGGAAGAAGAGAAGAAGTTGACTTTGGAGCCTCTTTTGCGGAAGTTCCCAAACCACCGGCATCTATTTTCCTACCTATATTTCTTTCTTCAGCCAGAGGAAATACCAATGTATATGGAGCAAAAGCAGTTTTATCAAAAAAATGGAACGCCTTTAATTTTACTTACGGAGCCGATCTGGATCTTGAAAGTTTCAATGGCGACCAGGTGATTTTCAATCCCAGAATCAGCAGTGATTCCGGAGGTCTTGTGAATGAATCCGTTGCTTCTGTAGGAAGATATCCTGATACGAAAACATCAACACTGGCAGGTTTTATTCAGGCCGACTGGAATATTACAAAACAGCTTACTTTATCCGGAGGGGTCAGACAACAATTGATCAACGTAAAGCTTGATGATTTTGTAGGATTCAAAGAACAGATTTATATGCATTTCGGATATGGAGGATCTGCTGACGCCGTAAAAGGGGGTAAAAATAATTATGATGTCACCCTATTCAACGGAAATTTACTGTATAAAATAAATCCTGCATGGCAAACCTGGTTTAGCTTCTCACAGGGATTTGCAATTCCTGATGCGGCAAAATCTTATGGTTTTGGGAAATATCAGTTATCCATGAATCGTTGGAATCTTGTCAACAGCATGAACATAGGAGAACAGCCTTTAAGCGGAATTAAGACCGATCAGATAGAACTGGGTTTCAGACATAACAGAACTTCAGAAGCCGGTCTTTATGCTCAGGGGTCTTTTTTCTACGCACTCTCTAACAAAACATTGAAGATCGACAATACAGCATTTACAATTTCACTGTTGGATCAGAAGTTGAGGAATTATGGTTTTGAAGGAGCTCTGGGATATCGTTTCGCACAAGGTCTTGAATTAGGTGGAAATGTATTATTGATGGAGTCTGAAACAAAAACTCTTGACAAGGGCTGGCAAAATCAGTCTGTTTACACTACAAACCCTTCAAAATTCATGGTATTCACAGGGTGGAATGCCAAAAAGTTTTCATTAAAACTGCAAATGCAGAATTCTATGAACTACACTGATCTGGCCAATATGAAGATCACGGGGTATACTCTATTTGATTTAGTAGGTGATGTAAAACTGAACAAGGGAACAATTAATTTTGGAATTCAGAATATTTTCAACAAACAGTATACGACCATTTGGGGACAACGCTCTGTTTTCTTTTATGGAGAGCCTCAGAAGGCATTCTCTTATCAGGGTCGCGGAACTACATTCTCTGTAGGTTACACAATCGTTTATTAA
- a CDS encoding PLP-dependent aminotransferase family protein: MDSPVKIPYKSFIEIDRNSETSIYMQIANQLINAIQRGFLPYGTKLPGTRAFSEVLEIHRNTAVAVYDELSAQGWVESFPNKGTFVIGKSQEKPLKVKDFEKNSLQNYPETTGFSFKTSNILDNPFEHSDCEYVFNDGVPDIRLTQIGQHSRFYSSILKRKSNQKMLGHYNHDGSEFFKEHLSRYLNLSRGLPISKNNLLITRSTEMSIYIVSEILLSAGDTVLVGALSYFSVNMIFQKAGVHILSLPIDEEGIIVENVREACEKKPIRMLYLTPHHHYPTTVALSAQRRLELLDLAHEYGFIILEDDYDYEFHYEKSPILPLASADTKGMVIYIGSFGKSLAPGFRTGFIVAPENLMAEMRKYLGIIDRQGDILMERALGEMIEEGEIHRYLKKSLKVYQERRDYFAELLKENLDGLIQFQKPSGGLAFWLEWNVPVNLMQLSRNCAQNNLFIPKTLLYQTRDLTAMRLGFGNLNVEEMEKSIEIFSNNVKMMV; encoded by the coding sequence ATGGATAGTCCGGTTAAGATTCCTTATAAAAGTTTCATCGAGATTGACAGAAATTCAGAGACTTCGATCTATATGCAGATTGCTAATCAACTGATCAATGCCATTCAAAGAGGTTTCCTGCCATATGGTACCAAACTGCCGGGAACCAGAGCGTTCAGTGAAGTGCTGGAAATCCATAGGAATACTGCTGTTGCAGTCTATGATGAACTCTCCGCACAGGGCTGGGTAGAAAGTTTTCCGAACAAAGGAACCTTCGTGATCGGAAAAAGTCAGGAAAAGCCTCTGAAAGTAAAAGATTTTGAAAAGAACAGTCTTCAGAACTATCCTGAAACAACAGGTTTTTCTTTTAAAACTTCCAATATTTTAGATAATCCTTTTGAACATTCCGACTGTGAGTATGTTTTCAATGATGGTGTTCCCGATATCAGACTTACGCAGATCGGTCAGCATTCAAGATTTTACAGTTCTATCCTTAAACGGAAATCAAACCAGAAAATGCTGGGCCATTACAATCATGATGGTAGTGAATTTTTTAAAGAACATCTGTCGCGTTACCTTAATCTTTCCCGTGGTCTTCCCATTTCTAAAAACAATCTCCTGATCACCCGAAGCACAGAGATGAGTATCTATATTGTTTCCGAAATACTCCTTTCTGCAGGCGATACGGTTTTGGTAGGAGCATTAAGTTATTTTTCAGTGAATATGATCTTTCAGAAAGCAGGTGTTCATATTCTGTCACTCCCTATTGATGAGGAAGGAATTATTGTAGAAAATGTGCGGGAAGCCTGTGAAAAGAAGCCAATAAGAATGCTTTACCTCACCCCCCATCACCACTATCCTACTACGGTTGCCTTAAGTGCCCAACGGAGGCTTGAGTTACTGGATCTTGCGCATGAATATGGCTTTATCATTCTGGAGGATGATTATGACTATGAATTTCATTATGAAAAAAGCCCGATCCTTCCTCTGGCAAGTGCTGACACAAAGGGAATGGTTATTTATATAGGATCATTTGGGAAGTCATTGGCTCCGGGATTCAGGACAGGTTTTATCGTAGCCCCGGAAAATCTGATGGCTGAAATGCGGAAATACCTCGGTATTATAGACCGGCAGGGCGATATTTTGATGGAAAGAGCGTTGGGAGAAATGATTGAGGAAGGAGAAATACACCGTTATCTTAAAAAATCTTTAAAAGTTTATCAGGAAAGGCGGGATTATTTTGCTGAACTGCTTAAAGAAAATTTAGATGGATTGATACAGTTTCAAAAACCTTCAGGAGGTCTTGCCTTCTGGCTGGAATGGAATGTTCCCGTAAACCTGATGCAGCTAAGCCGTAACTGTGCACAGAATAATCTTTTTATTCCTAAAACCCTGTTGTATCAGACTAGAGATCTTACTGCCATGAGATTGGGATTTGGGAATCTCAATGTTGAAGAAATGGAAAAAAGTATTGAAATTTTTTCCAATAATGTAAAAATGATGGTCTGA
- a CDS encoding aminotransferase class I/II-fold pyridoxal phosphate-dependent enzyme, which translates to MLKRFQEALDKRKETGILRSLRPELKGTDFYSNDYLGLTRNKEFQQLLLRQVQENNTLLSGSSGSRLISGNSNTATETENYIAGQHQYPAALLFSSGYNANLAVFSTLPDRHDTIIVDEQIHRSVHDACRMSHAKKIKFRHNDLEDLEHILKKQSGQCFIAIESLYSMDGDLAPIREITALAKKYNAALIVDEAHAFGVFGYGLIEKYQLHNDIPVAVMTYGKALGAHGAAVLCHETVKSYLVNFASPFIYTTSAQDFLWVAIKTGYEFLKQKPGLSQKLHQNIKTFRKQKIETPSSEVSPIQAVLVPENNRLRALQKTLSDKGILTYAVYSPTVKTGTERLRICLHSFNTEEEILALTGIIKDFI; encoded by the coding sequence ATGCTTAAAAGATTTCAGGAAGCCCTTGATAAAAGAAAGGAAACCGGAATATTAAGAAGTTTAAGACCAGAATTGAAAGGCACAGATTTCTATTCCAATGATTATCTTGGTTTAACAAGAAATAAAGAATTTCAACAGCTACTTTTACGGCAGGTGCAGGAAAATAATACATTGCTTTCAGGAAGCTCCGGCTCAAGGCTGATCAGTGGAAACAGCAACACAGCAACTGAAACAGAAAACTATATTGCCGGACAGCATCAATATCCTGCTGCGCTACTTTTTTCTTCCGGGTACAATGCAAATCTGGCTGTTTTTTCTACACTGCCTGACCGTCATGATACTATTATTGTTGATGAGCAGATTCATCGGTCTGTACATGATGCATGCAGGATGTCTCATGCAAAAAAAATAAAATTCAGGCATAATGATCTGGAAGATCTGGAACATATTCTGAAAAAGCAGTCCGGACAATGTTTTATAGCTATAGAAAGTCTTTACTCAATGGATGGAGATCTTGCGCCCATTCGGGAAATTACAGCTCTGGCCAAAAAATATAATGCGGCACTGATTGTAGATGAAGCGCATGCTTTCGGTGTTTTCGGATACGGATTGATTGAAAAATATCAGTTGCATAATGATATTCCTGTAGCTGTTATGACTTATGGAAAAGCTTTAGGAGCGCATGGAGCAGCTGTTCTCTGTCATGAAACAGTGAAATCATATCTGGTGAATTTTGCGTCACCCTTTATCTACACCACTTCAGCACAGGATTTCTTATGGGTAGCTATAAAAACAGGCTATGAATTTTTAAAACAGAAACCCGGATTATCTCAAAAGCTTCATCAGAATATTAAAACTTTCAGAAAGCAGAAGATAGAAACACCTTCTTCAGAAGTAAGTCCTATACAGGCGGTATTGGTTCCCGAAAACAATCGGTTAAGAGCGCTACAGAAAACCTTATCTGACAAAGGGATTTTAACTTATGCAGTCTATAGTCCCACTGTAAAAACAGGAACTGAAAGACTCAGAATATGTCTTCACAGTTTCAATACGGAAGAAGAAATTCTGGCGCTAACAGGAATTATTAAAGACTTTATTTAA
- the bioD gene encoding dethiobiotin synthase: MKLFITGIGTEVGKTICSAVLTEYFKADYWKPVQSGDLDHTDSHKIESWTENTVCHPETYRLKLAASPHQSAREEQIKINLDDFQLPKTENKLIVEGAGGLMVPLSDETFMIDLIEKLKLPAALVVRNYLGCINHSLLSIMALNQRKIKLEYLIFNGSFPPDTERVISSFIKRETRIIRISEIEYPSKDSIKAAAIQLTKTNL; encoded by the coding sequence ATGAAATTATTTATCACAGGCATCGGAACTGAAGTGGGAAAAACCATCTGTTCTGCCGTTTTAACGGAATACTTTAAAGCAGATTACTGGAAACCTGTTCAATCCGGCGATCTTGATCATACGGACAGTCATAAAATAGAATCCTGGACCGAAAATACAGTTTGTCACCCGGAAACCTATCGTCTGAAGCTGGCTGCATCACCGCATCAGTCTGCCCGGGAAGAACAAATAAAGATTAATCTTGATGATTTCCAGCTTCCCAAAACGGAAAACAAGCTTATTGTAGAAGGTGCGGGAGGACTTATGGTACCGCTTTCGGACGAAACATTCATGATCGACCTTATAGAAAAACTGAAACTTCCTGCAGCCCTTGTTGTAAGAAACTATTTAGGATGTATTAATCATAGTCTGCTTTCCATCATGGCATTAAATCAAAGAAAAATTAAACTGGAATATTTGATCTTCAACGGATCTTTTCCTCCCGATACAGAAAGAGTGATTTCCAGTTTCATTAAAAGAGAAACAAGAATCATAAGGATCTCTGAAATTGAGTATCCTTCCAAAGACAGCATTAAAGCTGCTGCAATACAATTAACAAAAACAAATTTATGA